A genome region from Staphylococcus capitis subsp. capitis includes the following:
- a CDS encoding isochorismatase family cysteine hydrolase — MTNQTALLVMDMQKGIADNVPQINSLIKANQRAIEAARAHQIPVVFMRVALEKNFADVSPHNRVFSSFKQRGISMTEDDAFAQILEELEPAEDEPIMTKRRFSAFTGSGLEVFLNANQINHLVLTGISTSGVVLSTALEAADKDYQITVLEDAVGDRSDDKHDFIIEQILNRSCEIESVESWRNHL, encoded by the coding sequence ATGACAAATCAAACAGCACTATTAGTGATGGATATGCAAAAAGGTATCGCAGATAATGTGCCACAAATTAATAGTTTAATTAAAGCAAATCAACGCGCAATAGAAGCAGCACGCGCACACCAAATTCCGGTAGTCTTTATGCGTGTTGCATTAGAGAAAAACTTTGCAGACGTTTCACCTCATAATCGTGTGTTCTCAAGTTTTAAACAACGTGGTATATCCATGACAGAGGATGATGCGTTTGCACAAATTCTTGAGGAATTAGAACCTGCAGAGGATGAACCAATCATGACTAAACGACGTTTTAGTGCCTTTACAGGTAGTGGTTTAGAGGTCTTCTTGAATGCGAATCAAATTAATCATCTTGTTTTAACAGGTATTTCGACAAGTGGAGTGGTGTTAAGTACCGCACTTGAAGCTGCAGATAAAGATTATCAAATTACAGTTTTAGAAGATGCTGTGGGAGATCGTTCAGATGATAAGCATGATTTCATAATAGAACAAATTTTAAATCGTTCATGCGAAATAGAATCAGTCGAATCATGGAGAAACCATTTATAG
- a CDS encoding amidase domain-containing protein, producing the protein MSKNKLLIYLLSTTLVFPTFTTPTAVAKDNTDDINQQTKVTHKSSQSKEDKQEQTDSNQRAHQAEKASSEKYPSKENGKTSKTHNKDNDVKADKNKTSNHSDQNSNHSHQTTTAVTDQNKQKNTNLVDQFYHNVAQSQSHMNDLLKPDKYDDSFSLTTLIQNLFNFDSNISNYEQSDDHTSQSPSTSNRDDSTDSDNNDSKEVTSNKNTNSDIPSEGSHSSHSEDQSHQSSTSSSKAETDDSKVSDALSQWEHDDDKNTSQSQGQSSQQDESKQSSNQTHQSSSNQTTSHSSSNNNHSSISDSALDTILDEYSEDAKKTQSNYEQKSKHQKNTSQSSQNNNPQLPTEDELKHKSKPVQSFENDIKKSNTRSTSLFQQVPQIEDGKVSDDNFNVVDSQDTRKFIKSIAKDAHKIGQKEKIYTSVMMAQAILESDSGKSNLAQSPNYNLFGVKGSYNGESVNFNTLEAGSDNQMFSINAGFRKYPNLKSSLQDYADLIKNGIEGNPTIYKPTWKSEALTYKEATSHLSHSYATDPNYAKKLNNIIKHYNLTAFDKKRMPNLKKYTQSIGTETSGSDFKPFVEASGSSPYPQGQCTWYVYQRMQQYDSSISGDLGDAHNWNNHAEREGYTVTHSPKNHTAVVFEAGQLGADTQYGHVGFVEKVNDDGSIVISESNVKGLGVISYRTIDAEDANDLDYIQGK; encoded by the coding sequence ATGTCGAAAAACAAATTGTTAATTTATTTACTATCAACTACGTTGGTATTTCCAACATTCACTACCCCTACGGCCGTTGCGAAAGATAATACAGATGACATAAATCAACAAACAAAGGTAACTCATAAAAGTTCACAGTCGAAAGAAGATAAACAAGAGCAAACTGATAGCAATCAACGTGCGCACCAAGCTGAAAAAGCTTCTTCTGAGAAATATCCTTCTAAAGAGAACGGTAAAACATCTAAAACGCATAATAAAGATAATGATGTTAAAGCGGATAAAAACAAAACATCTAATCACTCAGATCAAAATTCTAACCACTCACATCAAACTACAACAGCAGTTACTGATCAAAATAAGCAAAAAAATACAAATTTAGTTGACCAATTTTACCATAACGTTGCTCAAAGTCAGTCTCATATGAACGACCTGTTAAAACCTGATAAATATGATGATAGCTTTAGTTTAACTACATTAATTCAAAATCTTTTTAACTTTGATTCTAATATTTCAAATTATGAACAGTCAGACGATCATACAAGTCAATCACCTTCCACTTCAAATAGAGATGATTCTACTGATAGTGATAACAATGATTCTAAAGAGGTAACATCGAATAAAAATACTAATTCAGACATTCCTTCTGAAGGAAGTCATTCCTCTCATTCTGAAGATCAATCACATCAAAGTAGTACATCATCTTCTAAAGCAGAAACAGATGATTCAAAGGTGAGTGACGCACTATCTCAATGGGAACATGACGATGATAAAAATACTTCCCAGTCACAAGGTCAATCGTCTCAACAAGATGAATCTAAACAGTCATCAAATCAAACGCATCAATCATCTTCTAATCAAACAACATCACATTCATCGAGTAACAACAATCATTCAAGCATATCTGATTCAGCTCTAGATACCATTCTTGATGAATATAGTGAAGATGCTAAGAAAACCCAATCTAATTATGAGCAGAAATCTAAACATCAGAAGAACACATCGCAGTCTTCTCAAAATAATAATCCGCAACTACCTACAGAGGATGAATTGAAACATAAATCTAAACCGGTTCAATCGTTTGAGAATGATATTAAAAAATCTAATACGCGTTCAACAAGTTTATTCCAACAAGTCCCACAAATTGAAGATGGCAAAGTGTCAGACGATAACTTTAATGTGGTAGACAGCCAAGATACTCGTAAATTTATTAAATCGATTGCTAAAGATGCACATAAAATTGGCCAAAAAGAAAAAATTTATACCTCTGTTATGATGGCTCAAGCTATCTTAGAATCTGACTCAGGTAAAAGTAATCTAGCTCAATCACCTAACTATAATTTATTCGGTGTTAAAGGTAGTTATAATGGGGAATCTGTGAACTTCAATACACTAGAGGCTGGTAGCGATAACCAAATGTTTAGTATAAACGCTGGATTCCGTAAATATCCTAATTTGAAATCCTCACTCCAAGATTATGCTGACTTAATTAAAAATGGTATTGAAGGCAACCCTACAATATATAAACCTACTTGGAAGAGCGAAGCATTAACATATAAAGAGGCAACGTCACACTTATCACATTCTTATGCGACAGATCCGAATTATGCTAAAAAGTTAAATAATATCATTAAACATTACAATTTAACTGCATTTGATAAAAAACGTATGCCAAATCTTAAAAAATATACTCAATCTATTGGAACAGAAACTTCAGGAAGTGATTTCAAACCATTTGTTGAAGCTAGTGGATCTTCACCATATCCACAAGGACAATGTACGTGGTATGTTTATCAACGTATGCAACAATATGACTCATCTATTTCTGGTGATTTGGGTGATGCACACAATTGGAACAATCACGCTGAAAGAGAAGGTTATACTGTAACACATTCACCTAAAAACCATACTGCTGTTGTCTTCGAAGCTGGCCAACTTGGTGCAGATACACAATATGGTCATGTTGGTTTCGTTGAAAAAGTCAACGACGATGGTTCAATTGTGATTTCAGAATCTAATGTTAAAGGTCTTGGCGTTATTTCATACAGAACCATTGATGCAGAAGATGCAAATGATTTAGATTATATTCAAGGAAAATAA
- a CDS encoding YhgE/Pip domain-containing protein codes for MKNALKLFITDLKRVAKTPGVWVILAGLAILPSFYAWFNLWAMWDPYGNTGHIKVAVVNEDSGDKVRGKKINVGDTMVKSLKNNDSFDWQFVSREKADHEIKMGKYYAGIYIPSKFTHQVAGTLRKHPQKADVNFKVNQKINAVAAKLTDTGSSLVVEKANEQFNKTVTKALLTEANKVGLTLEDNVPTITKIKNAVYQANDALPKINDFADKVIYLNNHQDELDQYANKFRDLGKYKANITDAQDKLNAVNSAVPALNEKAKLILALNDYMPNIERLLNVASNDVPAQFPKINKGVDIASEGIDVASSQLNDAQGYLTQAKQRVKDYQEAAGRAQEVNGAVNKDLNNQTTTQQQSATQSHKDQGHSYSNIKTSQMSTIGDSSNNDSDLTQNDVKSMNTALTESLLSLSNQTDKQAQATQQDIKALKNMAYGIIASDKPTQFKEPLENIKSRLENATKYNQQMIDILSELEKSEDVDLSSEIKHIKKANNQINDSLRTTNQLIDALSNGSSGQSEAVKVLRGLPKLSDNLDNFRSYIKNELNNNLLAVSNEITDQLNKGQNTLSTIQSKLNSINQVINAGQDILSDGKERIDTIQSTLPGIEQTYINAMKTAQAYFPTMKKDVAQAASFVRNDLPQLEQELANVTQSVNQNLPALFNRYDNAVNLLNENQPRAKEGLASLADFAQNKLPDVEKDLKKADKVFKKLDKDDAIDKLIDTLKNDLKKQADTIANPINKKTTDVFPVKDYGSGMTPFYTALSIWVGGLLMVSLLSVDNKHEHLRPILTARQIYMGKAGFFFLLGIIQALIVSIGDLVILKAAVESPVLFVTIAVFSSLVFNSIIYTCVSMLGNPGKAVAIILLVLQIAGGGGTFPIQTTPQFFQTISPYLPFTYAIGALRETVGGIVPEILITKVVVLTLFGLGFIIFGICMKPVMDPIMRKIAKRAAESKVTE; via the coding sequence ATGAAGAACGCACTAAAACTCTTTATCACGGATTTGAAGAGGGTAGCGAAAACGCCGGGCGTTTGGGTGATCTTAGCAGGTCTAGCTATTCTACCTTCGTTCTATGCATGGTTCAATTTATGGGCGATGTGGGATCCGTATGGTAATACAGGCCATATTAAAGTAGCAGTAGTAAATGAAGACAGTGGTGACAAAGTTCGAGGTAAAAAAATTAACGTCGGCGATACAATGGTCAAATCGTTAAAGAACAATGACAGTTTCGATTGGCAATTTGTTAGCCGAGAAAAAGCTGACCATGAAATTAAGATGGGTAAGTACTATGCCGGTATATACATACCAAGTAAGTTTACACATCAAGTTGCTGGCACCTTAAGAAAGCATCCGCAAAAAGCAGACGTTAATTTCAAAGTGAACCAAAAAATTAATGCCGTAGCGGCGAAACTGACAGATACAGGTTCATCGCTCGTTGTAGAGAAAGCCAATGAGCAATTTAATAAAACAGTTACGAAAGCATTGTTAACTGAAGCAAATAAAGTCGGTCTAACATTAGAAGACAATGTGCCGACAATCACTAAGATTAAAAATGCGGTATATCAAGCGAATGATGCATTACCTAAGATTAACGACTTCGCTGACAAAGTTATTTATCTTAACAATCATCAAGACGAGTTAGATCAATATGCGAATAAATTTAGAGATTTAGGTAAATATAAGGCTAATATTACTGATGCTCAAGATAAACTCAATGCAGTCAATTCGGCTGTTCCCGCTTTAAATGAGAAGGCGAAACTCATCCTAGCACTTAATGATTATATGCCGAATATTGAACGACTACTCAATGTAGCTTCCAATGATGTGCCAGCACAATTTCCTAAGATTAATAAAGGCGTAGACATTGCTAGTGAAGGCATTGATGTAGCAAGTAGTCAATTAAACGACGCACAAGGATATTTAACTCAAGCGAAGCAGCGTGTGAAAGACTATCAAGAAGCTGCCGGTAGAGCACAAGAAGTGAATGGTGCTGTGAATAAAGATTTAAACAATCAGACAACGACACAGCAACAAAGTGCTACCCAAAGCCATAAAGATCAAGGGCATAGTTACTCTAATATAAAGACCAGCCAAATGAGTACGATAGGTGATTCATCTAACAATGATTCAGATTTAACACAAAACGACGTTAAATCAATGAACACCGCCTTAACAGAATCGTTATTATCATTATCAAATCAGACAGACAAACAAGCTCAAGCCACTCAACAAGATATTAAAGCGTTGAAGAACATGGCATATGGTATTATCGCATCAGATAAACCTACACAATTTAAAGAACCACTTGAGAATATTAAATCTCGATTGGAAAATGCTACTAAATATAATCAACAAATGATCGATATTCTCTCAGAATTAGAGAAAAGTGAAGATGTAGATTTATCATCAGAAATTAAACATATTAAAAAGGCGAATAACCAAATTAATGATAGTTTACGTACAACTAATCAATTAATTGATGCTTTATCAAATGGTAGTTCAGGCCAATCTGAAGCAGTAAAAGTACTTCGTGGACTGCCAAAACTGAGTGATAATCTTGATAACTTCCGTTCATATATTAAAAATGAACTAAACAACAATTTATTAGCTGTTTCAAACGAAATTACAGATCAATTAAATAAAGGTCAGAATACTTTATCTACAATTCAATCGAAATTGAACTCAATCAACCAAGTGATTAATGCAGGTCAAGATATTTTAAGTGATGGTAAAGAACGTATTGATACTATACAAAGCACTTTACCTGGTATTGAACAAACATACATTAATGCCATGAAAACTGCTCAAGCTTACTTCCCAACTATGAAGAAAGACGTTGCACAAGCCGCTAGTTTCGTGCGCAATGACTTACCACAATTGGAACAAGAGTTAGCTAATGTCACTCAATCAGTAAACCAAAACTTACCGGCATTATTTAATCGATATGACAACGCTGTTAATTTATTAAATGAGAATCAACCACGTGCGAAAGAAGGTTTAGCTTCACTAGCTGACTTCGCACAGAATAAATTGCCTGACGTTGAGAAGGATCTTAAAAAAGCAGATAAAGTCTTCAAGAAACTAGACAAAGATGATGCTATCGACAAACTTATAGACACATTAAAGAACGATTTGAAAAAGCAAGCAGACACAATAGCAAATCCTATTAATAAAAAGACTACGGATGTCTTCCCAGTGAAAGATTATGGTTCAGGAATGACACCATTCTATACAGCGTTATCAATATGGGTAGGCGGCTTATTAATGGTAAGTTTACTTTCAGTTGATAACAAACATGAACATTTACGACCTATATTAACAGCACGACAAATCTATATGGGAAAAGCTGGTTTCTTCTTCCTCTTAGGTATCATTCAAGCACTTATCGTGTCGATAGGTGACTTAGTGATACTTAAAGCGGCGGTGGAATCACCAGTCTTATTCGTAACCATCGCTGTATTCAGTTCACTCGTATTTAACTCAATCATCTATACATGCGTATCCATGTTAGGTAATCCAGGTAAAGCTGTAGCGATTATCTTGCTCGTATTACAAATCGCAGGGGGTGGAGGAACATTCCCAATTCAAACGACACCACAGTTCTTCCAAACCATTTCACCATATCTGCCTTTCACTTATGCCATTGGCGCCTTACGTGAAACTGTAGGTGGTATTGTACCTGAAATATTAATTACTAAAGTTGTCGTACTCACATTGTTCGGCCTCGGATTTATTATATTTGGTATATGTATGAAACCTGTGATGGATCCAATTATGCGTAAAATTGCTAAACGTGCAGCAGAAAGTAAAGTAACTGAATAA
- the manA gene encoding mannose-6-phosphate isomerase, class I, with translation MVLFLKPVFQERIWGGNALTQFGYDIPSDQTGECWAISAHQNGPNVIENGKHQGKTLDEVWEEDRALFDNDSRTHFPLLTKILDAHDQLSVQVHPNDDYALKHEGEYGKTECWYILDAEPGSEIIYGVEAQTKEELEQLIDNKDFDHLFTHVPVQPGDFYYVPAGTVHAIGSGILILETQQSSDTTYRIYDYDRKDKNGNTRELHLEQSKEVIDISNRQPNTSPHTKAIDGNTYTLYVSNTFFTVEKWDISEHLTLTKPHPYCLVSVIEGDGQLTVDDETFTVQKGTHFILTTEDKAIQFNGNMELIISHP, from the coding sequence ATGGTATTGTTTCTTAAGCCTGTATTTCAAGAGCGCATTTGGGGTGGCAATGCTTTAACTCAGTTTGGTTACGATATTCCAAGTGATCAAACTGGCGAATGTTGGGCTATTTCAGCACATCAGAACGGACCTAATGTCATTGAAAATGGCAAACATCAAGGTAAGACGTTAGATGAGGTATGGGAAGAAGATCGTGCGTTGTTCGATAACGATTCTAGAACGCACTTCCCGCTTCTAACTAAAATTCTAGACGCTCATGATCAACTTTCAGTACAGGTTCATCCTAATGATGACTATGCACTTAAACATGAAGGTGAATATGGTAAGACAGAGTGTTGGTATATTCTTGATGCAGAACCTGGCTCAGAAATCATCTATGGTGTAGAAGCACAAACAAAAGAAGAATTAGAACAACTCATTGATAATAAAGACTTCGACCATTTATTTACTCATGTTCCAGTTCAACCTGGCGACTTCTATTATGTTCCTGCTGGTACAGTACATGCGATAGGTTCAGGCATCCTCATCTTAGAGACACAGCAATCTTCTGATACCACATATCGTATTTATGATTACGATAGAAAAGATAAAAATGGCAACACACGTGAATTACATTTAGAACAAAGTAAAGAGGTTATCGATATTTCTAATCGACAGCCGAATACTTCTCCACATACTAAAGCGATTGATGGTAACACTTATACGCTGTATGTGTCGAATACGTTCTTCACAGTAGAGAAATGGGATATTTCTGAACATCTAACTTTAACGAAACCTCATCCGTATTGCTTAGTTTCAGTTATTGAGGGTGATGGTCAATTAACAGTTGATGACGAAACATTCACTGTTCAAAAAGGTACGCATTTTATTTTAACTACAGAAGATAAAGCAATTCAGTTTAATGGAAACATGGAGCTAATTATTAGCCATCCTTAA
- a CDS encoding fructose-specific PTS transporter subunit EIIC gives MKILAITSCPNGIAHTYMAQEKLEQAAKEMGVDIKVETQGGVGAENILTAKEIKEADGIIIAADRQVDLSRFNGKRLINENVREGIHHPKLLIQRIIDQDARIYHGNDSETHSHNSEEDNEHKSGMQMVYQHLMNGVSFMVPFIVVGGLLMAIALTIGGEATSKGLVIPEHSFWKSIENIGSLSFKFMVPILAGYIAVSIADKPGLVPGMIGGAIAADGSLYGSTAGAGFLGGIVAGFLAGYIAKWIKQIKVPKAMAPIMPIIIIPIISSLIVGLIFIFVIGAPISSIFAALTTWLKGMQGANIIILALIIGAMIAFDMGGPINKVAFLFGSALIAEGNYAVMGMVAVAVCTPPIGLGLATFIQKRKFNKAEQEMGKASFTMGLFGITEGAIPFAAQDPLRTIPANMIGAMVASVIAALGGVGDRVAHGGPVVAVLGGIDKVLWFFIAVIIGSLVTMMTVLIFKRHTPANEVNAHETDPTLENDSTSANDTTTQSNVATTAPQSEPTNESKEHEVFAENIIEISNTELTRDNAIDTLISKLNEHHYISDVEEVKEAILKREAESTTAIGMNVAIPHAKSSAVNQPAVAVMQNRKGIQWESLDGSLPQLVFLIAVPNDSNDTHLRLLQRLSKALMHNDTRDNLVHAQDKNEIYNILKEI, from the coding sequence ATGAAAATACTTGCTATAACATCATGTCCGAACGGTATCGCTCATACATATATGGCTCAAGAAAAATTAGAACAAGCTGCTAAGGAAATGGGCGTAGATATCAAAGTTGAAACGCAAGGCGGTGTAGGTGCTGAAAACATTTTAACTGCCAAGGAAATTAAAGAAGCAGATGGCATCATTATTGCCGCTGATAGACAAGTTGATCTTTCACGTTTTAATGGTAAACGCCTCATTAATGAGAACGTGCGTGAAGGTATCCATCATCCAAAACTATTAATTCAACGTATCATTGATCAAGACGCCCGTATCTATCATGGAAATGATTCAGAAACTCACAGCCACAATTCTGAAGAAGATAATGAACATAAAAGTGGCATGCAAATGGTCTATCAACACTTAATGAATGGTGTCTCTTTCATGGTGCCATTCATCGTTGTAGGCGGATTGCTGATGGCCATTGCTTTAACTATAGGTGGCGAAGCGACTTCTAAAGGCCTCGTCATTCCAGAGCATTCATTCTGGAAATCAATTGAAAATATTGGAAGCTTATCTTTTAAATTTATGGTTCCAATCCTAGCCGGTTATATTGCCGTAAGTATTGCTGATAAACCCGGACTTGTTCCAGGTATGATTGGTGGAGCTATCGCTGCTGACGGAAGTCTCTATGGCAGTACTGCAGGTGCTGGTTTCTTAGGTGGTATTGTTGCCGGTTTCTTAGCTGGTTATATCGCTAAATGGATTAAACAAATTAAAGTTCCTAAAGCGATGGCACCGATTATGCCAATTATTATCATACCTATTATTTCTTCACTGATAGTGGGACTGATATTTATCTTTGTCATTGGCGCTCCGATTTCAAGTATCTTTGCTGCATTGACGACATGGTTAAAAGGTATGCAAGGCGCTAACATTATTATTCTAGCGTTGATTATCGGCGCTATGATTGCCTTCGATATGGGTGGTCCGATTAACAAAGTTGCCTTTCTCTTCGGTTCTGCATTAATTGCTGAAGGTAACTATGCAGTGATGGGAATGGTTGCTGTAGCAGTATGTACGCCTCCAATCGGTTTAGGCTTAGCAACATTTATTCAAAAACGTAAGTTTAACAAAGCTGAACAAGAAATGGGTAAAGCCTCATTTACAATGGGTCTCTTCGGTATCACTGAAGGTGCGATACCTTTCGCTGCACAAGACCCACTTAGAACGATTCCAGCTAATATGATTGGTGCTATGGTAGCATCTGTCATCGCCGCGCTGGGAGGTGTTGGAGATAGAGTAGCTCATGGTGGCCCAGTTGTAGCAGTACTTGGCGGTATTGATAAGGTCCTTTGGTTCTTTATCGCTGTCATTATCGGTAGTTTAGTCACAATGATGACGGTTTTAATTTTCAAGAGACATACACCTGCGAATGAAGTGAATGCACACGAGACTGACCCTACCCTTGAAAATGATTCTACATCAGCAAATGACACAACAACACAAAGTAATGTAGCAACGACTGCTCCACAAAGTGAGCCTACAAATGAAAGTAAAGAACATGAAGTATTTGCCGAGAATATTATTGAAATATCAAATACTGAACTTACGCGTGACAATGCGATTGATACGCTCATTTCTAAATTAAATGAACATCACTATATCTCTGATGTTGAAGAAGTTAAAGAAGCTATTCTTAAGCGAGAAGCAGAGTCAACTACTGCCATTGGTATGAATGTGGCGATTCCTCATGCGAAATCAAGTGCAGTCAATCAACCTGCCGTAGCAGTTATGCAAAATAGAAAGGGCATTCAGTGGGAAAGTCTTGATGGTTCATTACCGCAATTGGTCTTCCTTATCGCTGTGCCTAATGACAGTAATGATACGCACTTAAGATTGTTACAACGCTTATCAAAAGCTTTAATGCATAATGATACAAGAGACAACCTCGTGCATGCTCAAGATAAAAATGAAATCTACAACATTTTAAAAGAGATATAA
- a CDS encoding PTS sugar transporter subunit IIA: MIYRQIKLIQLLINNAQTYVSGNKVSAYLNVSNRTVRNDIKVINSTFIDNLIVSVKSRGYQLNLDTYSISYIEGQLNDSILKERKLLITIAYKLLMDHHTYTLSDLASQFHLSKSDVLDCVTRIQTWCEKFDVTITLKRKQGIIIDASGSDLSNAVLHLNQLSSNEIKVEDLILQELPQGHIQRIHHIIKKHIQASELQTSDNQVRQLLVHLILIIKRTNSEELDWESNPTSLAIARQCIKDINQQLGYQLTDETSQLFSFFISYHFNQFDLSFQQLFIQSYIQRLIQLMETNVDILFSKDSILKENIYMHFSRTYLRLMRNVYLNNPLTSEIKQLYPFIFNTLYDVIHQLSKDTDIQLSEDEIAFLTIHFQSSIERQMHSTINVVIVCYYGLGVSTLLAERIKKLSPSISIVDTLKLEDVETYDFAQVDMLITTHDINLSHKRSSHLPKVIQVSPLFSKDDERQVEHVIKTFKNPTLQRDALSPIEFVVESDIEQDEPSIALSIFKRTQEILEQHQATLDGYIESAMERERQSSTFIGNGMAIPHGNPEKVLKSHVIVYKFKHPIPWKQHDVKLVFFLAIAKKDAQMMKNMIQSLAQLDEHTVDQWCLMDNQVMKNKLIAQIRE, encoded by the coding sequence ATGATATACAGACAGATTAAACTCATTCAACTCTTAATCAATAACGCTCAAACGTACGTTAGCGGGAATAAAGTTTCGGCTTATTTAAATGTGTCTAATCGCACAGTTAGGAATGATATTAAAGTTATTAATTCTACATTTATTGATAATCTTATAGTGAGTGTTAAATCTAGAGGTTATCAATTAAATTTAGATACATATTCTATTAGTTATATTGAGGGACAATTAAATGACAGTATTCTTAAAGAGAGAAAGTTATTAATTACGATTGCTTATAAATTATTGATGGATCATCATACATATACTTTGAGTGATCTTGCATCACAGTTTCATCTATCAAAGTCAGATGTACTCGATTGTGTCACACGTATCCAAACTTGGTGTGAAAAATTTGATGTCACCATCACTTTGAAAAGGAAACAAGGCATCATTATCGATGCTAGTGGTTCGGATTTAAGTAATGCGGTTCTTCATCTGAATCAACTCTCTTCGAATGAAATTAAGGTAGAAGATTTGATTCTCCAAGAATTACCACAGGGACATATTCAGCGTATTCATCATATTATTAAGAAACATATTCAAGCTTCCGAGCTTCAAACGTCAGATAATCAAGTGCGACAATTACTTGTGCATTTAATCTTAATTATCAAGCGTACTAACTCTGAGGAGTTAGATTGGGAGTCGAATCCAACTTCACTAGCCATAGCACGACAGTGTATTAAAGATATTAATCAACAACTAGGTTACCAGCTGACTGATGAAACGAGTCAATTGTTTTCATTCTTCATTAGTTATCATTTCAATCAATTTGATTTAAGCTTCCAACAACTCTTTATTCAAAGTTATATTCAACGGTTAATACAATTGATGGAAACGAATGTAGATATTCTTTTTTCTAAAGATTCAATTCTAAAAGAAAATATTTATATGCACTTTAGTCGTACCTACTTACGATTGATGCGCAATGTTTACCTCAACAATCCGCTGACATCTGAAATCAAACAACTCTATCCTTTTATCTTTAACACGCTTTACGATGTGATTCATCAGTTATCTAAAGACACTGACATACAACTTAGCGAAGATGAAATTGCCTTTTTGACGATCCATTTTCAATCATCAATTGAACGACAAATGCACTCGACCATTAACGTTGTCATTGTGTGCTATTACGGCTTAGGGGTTTCAACTTTATTAGCTGAAAGAATTAAGAAATTAAGTCCTTCAATATCAATTGTTGATACATTGAAACTTGAAGATGTTGAAACTTATGACTTTGCGCAAGTGGATATGCTCATCACGACGCATGATATCAACTTAAGTCACAAACGTTCATCACACCTTCCGAAAGTGATTCAGGTGTCGCCATTATTTTCGAAAGATGATGAACGCCAAGTTGAACATGTAATTAAAACGTTTAAAAATCCAACGTTACAAAGAGATGCCCTGTCACCAATAGAATTTGTGGTTGAGTCCGACATCGAACAAGATGAACCTTCCATTGCACTCTCAATCTTTAAGAGAACTCAAGAGATTCTAGAACAGCATCAAGCGACTTTAGACGGTTACATTGAATCTGCGATGGAACGCGAACGTCAGTCTTCAACTTTCATAGGCAATGGTATGGCGATTCCTCACGGTAATCCTGAGAAGGTGCTGAAATCTCATGTGATTGTCTATAAATTCAAACACCCCATTCCATGGAAACAACATGATGTGAAGTTAGTGTTCTTCCTAGCGATTGCGAAGAAAGATGCACAAATGATGAAAAATATGATTCAGTCACTGGCTCAACTTGATGAACATACGGTTGATCAGTGGTGTCTGATGGATAACCAAGTCATGAAAAATAAGTTAATCGCTCAAATTCGAGAATAA